Within the Rosa rugosa chromosome 2, drRosRugo1.1, whole genome shotgun sequence genome, the region GACGAAAAGCCGAGTTGCCCATTATTGTCACGTTTTTGCCTGAAGTAGGGGTTAGTTGACCTGACATCTTCTAGTAGGTGAAGGAAAACTTCACGCCTCATTCGGTAACGGCGTCTGAATATTTCGAGTGGGTACACCGGATTTTCAACAAAGTACTTTTGCAGTAGATCATCGTTCGCAAGCGAACGAAATCGAGGAATGTATTTGCGCCCGGGAACCGACCCACCCCATTGCGGTTGTGGACGAAGTTGGTTATTTGCCAACCAACTAACTGCCGTCGTCATAACTTGTGTTGCATGCATTTCCATCTCTTCATCGTCTCCTCTTCTCGCGTAACCTTTTTTGCAACTTATTGAACCAATTAGAAATCATTTTGAAAGTgtttaaacaaaaaagaaaaaagtatgaAGCTGATGAAGGTGAGTAGAGAAACGTATATGATTTTGTGAGTTATGCTGAAGATGGAGCACtcaatttatacaaaaattttGCTGAAGATAACGAGGCTTCACGTACAAAACAAttttattccatttcaaaatcagCTTTATTCCATTTCGAGTTCAGCTTTATTTAATTTGGAGTTCAGCTTTATTCCATTTggaaatcagttttttttttttttttttttttaaaccccaccccattcccacccttgatggggctcgaactcctgacctcttatatatgagaccaaagccttaccaccccaccaaacacacacaccccatTTGGAAATCAGCTTTATTCCATTTCGAATTcaactttattttatttcaaaatCAACTTTATTCCATTTCGAGTTCAGCTTTATTCCATTTGGAAATCAGCTTTATTCCATTTCGTCaactttatttcattttgaaATCAGCTTTATTCCATTTCGAAATTAGTTTTATTCCATTCAGCTAAAGATATTTTTgattatcttaaaaaaaaatacaaccgaaaaaatattttttatataaaaatgatttcaattactataagtaaattgctgataaaaaataaatatatatatatatatatatatatatatatatatatatatatatatccaaaatattaaaatatattttagggctaaaatttaaccccagggctatttttagccctttcAGTTGGGCTAAAATTTAACCACATGGCTATTTTTAGCCATTtcggttggagatggcctaaatATGAAATATAAGATAAGTTGTTACTAATGAGTTGATTATTGTTGACTTGGGAATCTTGATAATCCAAAGCTATAACACGATTATGAAGAGGTCGAATGTTGATGGAGATCGATCTACTGatattaaaaataatatataatttctatatatttttAAACGGAAAACAAATGTCAAAACTGTAATAATAACTGAGTTCTACATAGACAACTATTAAAGTTTGTTTCCATTTGGCATTCAAACATATCCCACAACAAATTCAACTATAAAATGTAGAGTACTAAGATGCGCAAAAAAATAAACATGATATTAACCATTACAAAACTTAAGGAACATTTTACTATTTGGCATTCAAATCGCAATTTTGATGATGGCTTTTTGAAGTCTCTTTTAGGCTATTGTTGGAGATCAAAAATTGCATTGTTCTCCATTATTCTGCACCCCAGCTTCTGAAGCATTCCTAGCCTTCTTGGCCAGTACCGTAGGGCAGGTCTTCTTGTTATGGTCTCCACTCTCCAACCCAGAGTAGACTCTCTTCATATCCGTTCATATGCGTGTAGCCACACATCAGCTTCCTGCTAACCGGCGCGGTGCTTTAATGGTAACCTGTGTTTCAAACTTCTCTTCCTCATGACCACTCTTTACCAACATCAACATGCACTCATCCCCACcctcctcatcaaaagttcCTTTCTCCAAAACTGTACTAGTCTCCATAACCATGATTAGCCTTAAACGAGGCATTATCACAGGCCGATCAGAAATCTTTAAGGTGAAGAGCTTAGTCCAAGACTCACTCACGTTATATTCTTTCATGACCCACAAATCAATAAAGCCAGTATGTCGATTCAGACAATCCAATGCACACAGGCATCCTCTAAAATCCCCTAGGTCCATGTCCATGGTACGCCAACCCGAACCGGGGTCAGGCAGCAGCATAGTTCGAAACTTCTCATGTGTTAAATCGAAAGCAAGCATCTTCTTATCGACCCTACGAATCCAATGAAGTGCCTCATTTGAAAGAGTCCCTGCATCCTTCGTCCAAAGGCGGAAAGGGACTTCGATCCTTTTCCAAATGTCAGTGTTCGATGAGAAGATGTATTGCTCACTGTCTGATGAGATGAGAACTTTGTAGTCGCCGGTGGCTGACAAGTAGCCAAAACCATCACAGCGTATACTTGGAGCTCTTTGTACTTGTAAAGGAGAAGCGGGTAATTTTGTGAAGAATTGAGTTGATGGGTTCCAAATATAAATGTCCAAATCCTCCATGCAGTGTCGATGATAAAGAGTTACACATACTAAACCATTGCACGAGTAGAGTGATTGGAGTTCATCGCCCGGCTTCTTGAACGGACATCTGACCTTTCTGTCTTCGGTGGACCACGGCGTCTCCAAGTCTCGGGATTCGAACTCAGGTTCGGGGCAGTCGGGGCACTCGTTCGCTCGAATAAATAGTTTCCGCATTCGTGGCAGAGGAGGACTCTGCGACTTCGGGTTTGCTGGAATTGGGATTTGGCGAAATTTGGGTCGGACAATATGATGAAACGCCAGCGTTTCGAAACGGAGGTGAAGCGGATTAGGGATTTGATCGGCAACCTCTCCATGATTTGAACTATCACATGTTCGGGTACGTAGTCCGCCATTTGAAAATTTACCTTCCCTACTCTTCTAGGCTTGCAATTTCTCCTATAAAAACAAAGCTATAAGTTCGTACGTAGACTATGAGATAGAGTTTAGTCAGATGAAGTAACCAATATTATCTTATCTTATATAACATACACATAAAATCTGTATCTGTATGAAATAAGGACTCCATAGGAAGTAATGaattcaaattttttatttttttttaggtgaATAAAATGGTGACAAAGTGCTATCATTTCAAGTCGGACTTGATTTGAATAAAACACTTCTCAGAATGTGTTTTTTTATAAACAGATAATCGAACGCTGAATCTATTTGAGTATCCAACTCACATTCGTCCAACTTGCAGATctcaaaatattaattaaattaTGGACtcgtaacttttttttttttttttttttttacgaacAAAGAAATATATCCAATTCAGAAGTCAGAACcgaagaatatatataatgggGCCCACACATATCCGCCCGAATTTCCAAGTCCGACCCgaaaacaaatcaaaacaaaaacccagagaACCACCGAGAACACACCCATCGCCGGAATCCCAATTACTCTCACTCACACTCATCGGAGAGCTCTCGACACCGCTCCGAAGGTACCTAACTTTCCCACTTCACTAAGCGTCGTCGTTTTCACCATCACTAATCGTCGTCGTCGAGATTTCGCAGAgctagggttttgaaatttcgGATTCTCAGTATTCTGAATCGGATCGTGTTGAAATTTACAGGGCGAGAGATTTGAAGAATGAGCCTCGAGGCGGCGGCGCACTGATGTCACTTTTCTTGTCGTCGACGATTGATCAGGCTTATCATCAGCTCGCAGAAATTGAAGCGGAACTCAAAGCAGCAATGGTAACCCTATCACAACTCTGATTCTCagttttttcaattttagttgATTCAAGTTTGCTAGAGCAGATTTGAGTTTCGATTTAGGGCAATGCGAATTTGTTGTGATGTTTGTGATTTTGGCGCATAGGCTGGATCGAAGAAAGTGATAACGAGGGATGAGTGGGAGAAGAAGCTTAATGATGTGAAGATCAAGAAGGAGGACATGAATAAACTGGTGATGAATTTCCTTGTGACTGAGGGTTATGTGGATGCGGCGGAGAAATTCCGAAAGGAATCTGGAACCGAACGTatccttttttttgtttagtgatTGATGCAATGCAAATTGTAGTATTGTGTTAGTGGCTTGGTTTTTTTGGTGGTGTTGTAGTATGTGTTTGTTCCTTATGAGTGTGTAGCAGATATTGATCTTGCAACAATCACTGACCGCATGGCGGTCAAGAAGGCGGTACAATGTGGTAATGTGGAGGATGCAATTGAGAAGGTGAACGACTTAAACCCGGAGGTAagatttcctcttttttttttttttttttttttttttatgagctGTTAATGATTCAATACTATTTTTATTAATTACTATACTCAAGTGAGGTAGTTACTAGAGTGATGCAAATAACCTGAGTCATGGATAGGATACAAATTTGATATGAAGGTTAACAACCTCTTGTGAATTTACTTGGGAATTGAGGCAGAAACAATATCAAACAGTGATCCATTATGTTGTGAATTAAACCAATTAACCAGCCTTGTTTCCTTGAATATGTAAATTTGAATTTGGTCTATATCTGTTACGTGGTTGCTTGCCCTTTTTTCCAATATGATTTCACCTGACATTATCAGAATATCATGTGATAGCATGTTACTTCATACTTGCAACAATGACATGATTAGCTTTTTAAGGAGGATATGATTCTATACCTTTTTCTTTCCGGGACTCGAGAATTAGAGAAACATTAAGTGTATTTTTCTTGAGTTTACAGTAGTATAATTCTTCCCTGTACTTATCAGTTAGGCCAACCAAtctttgaaaagaaagaaactaaacAAGGAGAAAGGCACGGTGCTATGTCAGAACCGTGGGTGAAAGAATTTACTCACTTCTCCTGAGTTGTTCTGGTGTTATTTAGAATGGTATTGATAGAAATCTTTTAAGAGTACCACTTTAGCAATCTTAGTGAGTAACCTTAGCACTCATCACTGTGTGTGTGCTTTGGACCTCTATCATTCAGGACCAACTTTTAGATTCCAGGAAGTAGATATGAACAACAAACTATAATAGTGCGATTGCCTTGGAGGGTCGTCAATCTCTCTATCATTGATTCTATAACAAAAAGTGTTTGTATGAGTAGTTTTTTGCTTTCTAATATTTTTGATTCAGTGTATTCCTTTAGAAAATATAACTGCCTATCTCAATTTATTTGATGGTCTGTGGGAATTCTGTCTGCAGATTCTGGACACAAATCCCCAGTTATTTTTCCATCTCCAACAGCAAAGGTTGATAGAGCTAATTAGGAATGGAAAGGTAGAAGAGGCTCTTGAGTTTGCTCAGGAAGAGCTAGCAccaagaggagaagaaaatgtAAGATTCAGCTATTGTACCTTTGTTTTGGTTGACTGTGATATGTGTAATTGTtgctccttgtaactttgtccTGTGAGGTATATATAGTTGAATGTTTTTAACTCGTTAGGCGGTACCAAGCAACTCAGTTTATTTATGTTATCATCATATGCAGCAAAGCTTTTTAGAAGAGTTGGAGAGGACTGTTGCACTTCTAGCTTTTGAAGATGTGTCCAACTGTCCTGTAGGAGAGCTTTTGGACATATCACAGCGCCTAAAGACAGCTAGTGAAGTGAATGCCGCCATCCTCACTAGCCAGAGTCATGAAAAAGGTTAGCATGTTTCCTAAGTTATATTTTTCCTAGATCTAGCATAAAAAAGTCTGCACTATCAAGTACAACAGAAAATATATTTGGAAGTGGGATGGGTGGAAAGATGGCCAGACTCGATGCCCACCTTGTTATTGTGTATTATTATCATTATTCATCTTAAAGAGAAGTTGTATCATAAGGTTGGATAACAGAATAAATAGGGTTTAGTTGTTAAACCCCACAAGAAATTGTAT harbors:
- the LOC133729688 gene encoding protein GID8 homolog isoform X1, giving the protein MGPTHIRPNFQVRPENKSKQKPREPPRTHPSPESQLLSLTLIGELSTPLRRARDLKNEPRGGGALMSLFLSSTIDQAYHQLAEIEAELKAAMAGSKKVITRDEWEKKLNDVKIKKEDMNKLVMNFLVTEGYVDAAEKFRKESGTEPDIDLATITDRMAVKKAVQCGNVEDAIEKVNDLNPEILDTNPQLFFHLQQQRLIELIRNGKVEEALEFAQEELAPRGEENQSFLEELERTVALLAFEDVSNCPVGELLDISQRLKTASEVNAAILTSQSHEKDPKLPSLLKMLIWAQNQLDEKAHYPRINDLSTARLEDPSV
- the LOC133729688 gene encoding protein GID8 homolog isoform X2, translated to MGPTHIRPNFQVRPENKSKQKPREPPRTHPSPESQLLSLTLIGELSTPLRRARDLKNEPRGGGALMSLFLSSTIDQAYHQLAEIEAELKAAMAGSKKVITRDEWEKKLNDVKIKKEDMNKLVMNFLVTEGYVDAAEKFRKESGTEHIDLATITDRMAVKKAVQCGNVEDAIEKVNDLNPEILDTNPQLFFHLQQQRLIELIRNGKVEEALEFAQEELAPRGEENQSFLEELERTVALLAFEDVSNCPVGELLDISQRLKTASEVNAAILTSQSHEKDPKLPSLLKMLIWAQNQLDEKAHYPRINDLSTARLEDPSV
- the LOC133731381 gene encoding F-box protein CPR1-like, translated to MRKLFIRANECPDCPEPEFESRDLETPWSTEDRKVRCPFKKPGDELQSLYSCNGLVCVTLYHRHCMEDLDIYIWNPSTQFFTKLPASPLQVQRAPSIRCDGFGYLSATGDYKVLISSDSEQYIFSSNTDIWKRIEVPFRLWTKDAGTLSNEALHWIRRVDKKMLAFDLTHEKFRTMLLPDPGSGWRTMDMDLGDFRGCLCALDCLNRHTGFIDLWVMKEYNVSESWTKLFTLKISDRPVIMPRLRLIMVMETSTVLEKGTFDEEGGDECMLMLVKSGHEEEKFETQVTIKAPRRLAGS